The DNA region AATATTGTCCAATTGTATTAGATGCATTTAATGTTCTAATTCTTACAATATTatctaattcatttaaattagaTGTTGATAAATTTAATTCTTTGTTATGTTTAATTTTATCTTTTCTTTCAGGAATAGGTGGATTTTGAACAATATTCGACAGTTGTCTAATACTACTGGTTACAACATGCTTTGTTTgtggttttgttgttgttgttgttgttgttgttgttgtggcggtggtggtggtcatcatcatcgtcgtcgtcgttATCGGTGTTTCTTGTGTTCTCTTTATTGTACGTGTATACTTTGATGTATTATTTACAAGTCTATAACGATCCCAAATAAGACAAGCTATTTTTGATGCAATATATTGACCAACATTTAATGCAATTAAACGTAATACAAATACACCATCTTGTCCTAAAATATGTTCAGTAAAAAATGCTGATGCTTTTTTATCAGTTATTGATAATTGTTCATTACAACATTCAGAAGATAATGAATCAGCTAACtgtattgttgttgattgttgaCTAGTCGACTGATAATCAGAATTTTGTGTTACATTGGAATTAGTATTATTTGATGAATAgtctgatttattattattaatattattattgtttatcttCATTgagattttattaaataataaacttctAATAAAACATACTCGACTAGTTTGAAATGTTGATCTAAATGGAAAAAAGattttaacaacaacaaaaaatattatataGAAAAACAATGTGAACAGAATCGAGTTGAAACAAAGAACGAACAACAAGATATAACTGAATGAATACAGATAGTGGTCTATAACTGTATTACCGTTCTGAATGTTAACTATGAATATCATCGAATGTAGAATGTCAAGTCAATTGAAACAATGTAAACATGTTTCAGTATTAAAGCCACTGAATAAATGGATTGTGTTTTCGTTTCTttgaatcaaatatattttttttcatggtttgttcatttcattttgtatactttttctttatattatccggttttcattgttattggttcttatttatcttaatttttttctatCCAAGCAGATATAATCTATACAAATCTAATAAATCATTTTacgttattgattgagatcatgaactgattgatgttggacAGTCACTGAAAATtcggaaacactggacggccatttcgtcctattgtgggactcgtcagcggtgcacatccacgatcccgctcacgggattcgaacccagggccttcagtctcgcgcgatcgtggatgcgcactgtttcAATGAtgctctaacatcaatcagttcatgatctcaatcaaaaacttaataactccacaaccctatactgatattttaCCTTACAAAACTGTGTGATGTTTAAAGTGACTAACTCTTCTGCATTGTACGATGACACTTTTACTGGGTTACAAATCATTTTCTGGAAGACGGACTAGATACTGAATAGTAATCAGTGGCATGtttatcttattattaatactgactgaatcctataaatcaaattagAATGAGACTATAAGTCAAAGTGCTTAGATCAATTTGACAATGATTACTACTCAGTGACCAATCAGTGAACAGTTCTGTTTATTCCTaaagtatatatacatatatacaatctctcatgaactcaatcaaaactcaacaatctccacagctCAATACTGAGAATTACcgtgtgctcattagtgactagcttagAGAgataattctcggagttctagtaagaatccgtgatcagtggagctcgACTGTGTCAAGTGTGAGTTAgttactcaccgaagacaatgaagAATGATCACGCAATACTGTGaagtgattgaagttagatatcgttagatgcctgctcagtggtctagaagttcaAGAGTTCGTGTGTGAGgctgaaggtcctaggttcgagtctcacgtgcgggatcgtgggttcgcactgctgaggaagaaacggtcatccagtgctttcatgttttccagggtggtctaacattgatccattcgtcATATCAGCTtgaactcaacaatctctacaaccctatactgacatATGTATTCGTTGAGTTGATGATTAAATGCTAGGAAATCCATTCGACTGGATGTTTGAATACGTACATTTTGTACACTCGTTAatcggaacagacaatcagagaatcgTAGAGAATGAAGCTAAGATGAGAAAGCTAAGCGAAGCAAAACGTTGCGCGGtagagaaggcatgtgagcTAACCCCATTTAGTCAAGCgctaatcaataattatagccagataaaaataggttacagacatgtgatgaataggccATGAAGTGTATACACAcatatgctcatataaaaacagtcaggattgataagtgaataattaacaaggtcaaaacgtggctcaaaaagactggatgaattttgccctgtccagaagctataataagttatatgggcttaacatagtaacagACACTACAATGATTAGTGTGAATGTACCTTTTGATTTTTTTAAGAACATCTCATTTTCACTGTTTACGTAATTGCATCAAGCTGACTaggaaattattataattatttttgaaGCATAAAATGTCggaataatgataaatgtaaattattttttaacgtTTTTCAAGTCAGTTGATCATCGACTTACAACATAAAACAAGATACGTAAAGATGGATTGTGGTTAataatggaattcaggacgtacgtttcgtcctatatagAATTCGTCAACTGGAAgaacctgcattccagagttgatctTTACTCCaagactcaaactcagtaccgttcactttaaACTCCATCGCATTGTTCACTTAagtactgagtccagatagccattAGATTGGGCAacggggtgaagttttaatttatttttgtattagttgtttCAATCTTCTTATTGATGTCTAGGACCTCGACAAATAATGTTTAAAATTCTCATCACAATCAAAGTACAGCAGTCATTAAAAGTGTAAATTTAGACTGTAAACCTTATCCATTAATCCATCTAACAAATGGAAGAGCAATTGTTAAGTCATCATAAATGTGAATCATTATCGAATAAAGTAAAAGGGATTCATATTCAATTTTGTAATACGATACGTGGAAATTACAAACTCTTATTTAAGTAATTGATCATATAACAACTAGTGAAACTACACTTAGACCGTAAAACCGACTAGTccataatgaataaacacataatgattcaaataaacaaatgtaaTCTATCAGTAAGTGAGATATAGAATCAAAAAGGTGGgaatttcaaaatgaaataaactataaataaataaaacaataataaatctaTTATGTAATTAGATTTACAAAATACCTACCTACAACACCAACGTAAGAAGCTGTGTATATTTATTAAAGTGATACCAATAAACCAGAAccaaagaaaaatgaaaattttttcATTAAACATATTAATACTTAATACACATTGTAATGTATATCTATGATAATTCTTTCCCATTTTACGCATATCTAAATCACAAAATGAAACACGTGGAAAATTTCCACTTTGATACCACTGTGTACCAATTATAAGATCAATTAACATTTGTGGTCCAAAAAATATTGTGGTTTGACCTAAAAACCTATTggaatgaaaaaaacaaacaatcattattaatgataacatcaataacaataaataaataaataatatttcaatagttgaaatcatgagtcgattgaagctagaccacagtggaaaacatggaagcactggacagccgtttcgtcttagtatggtactcctcagtagtgcgcacccaTGACTCCGcctcccgcgagattcaaacccaggacctatcagtctcgcgcgccgttcagtgcttccaggttttacatggtggtctagcttcaattgactcatgatttcatctattgaaataattatatttgtaatattgcaatgagtagaaaaattcgattttctaacgtttcgtgactAAGTGTAAGCGACTTCtacagagaataaataaccaaatcaaaattaatccaagtttaaatagtgcaGCGAAACAATACGAATACTATGTGATCAAttaaaaaacaggtctgaataaATCATAAACCGTAATGGCACAACAGAGGAActccaaagaatcttaaaacaacacaattttaaattatattacaAAACAATGAACATActtcgaaatactttagttcgcttaaaagaaaaaaataccaTTCATGTCAATACAGAACTGAGTCTACAAATTACATTGTGTCGATTGTGATGCCTTTTATATTGGAGAGTTATCTTGCGAAATCTTGACTTGTGCTAAAGAACATATTAAGTACACAAAGAAACCATAGAACTGGAtagacttcaaattaaatcggcaatagcagttcataccattttcaacaaccaccaaatcgatttcaaaaatatcaaaatattgcaaaaaggtTTTCAcattacaaagaaaggagagtagctgaagctttccatataatgcttaatcctacttctctcagtagaaaagaaggccttaccatacatcctacttggaccatctatctTAGCCACCTAGTCTTATATTATTCACTATTCATACTATtatcttacaaattaaactttatcctttctcaccataaaGGTCACACTATTTTCATCCTTAATtgcacatatacatacacacaaatttgCATACAGGtcgcttatgaatcaccttaaccgaaatgacatgacattgattgatcacataatattcttattgttccgtCGTACTATTtgaacttggattaattttgattttgttgtttatttattctctgaagaagtcacgaaacatcaaaaaatctaatttttttacTGACTAGGGTATTACttattttaatatcagatgggttttgtggatatcatagtaatttcaatggtaaagatcatgagtcagttgaagctagaccaccatggaaaacttggaagccctgctaaggagtcccacaataagacgaaacggccgtccagggcttccaggttttccatggtggtctagcttcaactgacccatgatcttaaccattgatattacttatttatttatagcaatctatccaatgctcaatttatcagaaattatcaaatcaaaccttgataatgatacctacaaatatcaataatattagtaataatgttttcttttctttttattgttaAGTAGATTGATATCTAGGATTCAATAGGTGAGTTTGTTTTTATCTATGAGTTGATTGAGCTAATCTTTCAATGTTACCTACGTTTTTAACTTGACCACATTTAAGGTGGAGGAAATTTCGAACATGTATAATTACTGAACCCAATGAACATGTAATAGCCATCATGACTCAGTAGGTTTATGAATAGTACGTTAACTGTCAAAACAATGATTGCTAAATATAAAACTCAAAAGAGAAATGAGTATTATAATTTATCTTAAATATCACAATTTGTTTCGTTGTTattgagaagaaaaaaatatctATTGAATCATGAAGATAAGAACATGATTTAGACAATAGATCGTGAATAAAAAGGGATCATTGATGACAATGCATTATGTGTCACTACATATCATTTAACCTGATGATATCATTACAAAGTTGTCTCCTTAGGGAACTAAACTATGAAAGCAATGAtcggtagtggctagcagtggaatccaggacacgcgtttcgtcctatttgggactcgtcagctggatgtacctgcatctcagagtcgatgttcactctgggactccaacccagtaccattcgcttcaaacgccatcgcgttatccacttagctactaagtcatgatagccacttgcttgtgcaatggggtgaatttaaatccatttggtattgtttggcttgtatcttcccattgaggtttaagactgcaattgatcagtctgttattgtcatatgtgcatactgtgcatatgcctcgatattaccttaattcacaagcttatTGTTAGCAAtgattgatagtggctagcagtgga from Schistosoma haematobium chromosome ZW, whole genome shotgun sequence includes:
- the INX3_2 gene encoding Innexin inx3 (EggNog:ENOG410VEYF~COG:S), with the translated sequence MFESSVLNGLTRLSIEIGSSKSRTDDDFIDRINHSYTTTVLMICTLVIMGRQFIGKPIACWTPNEFTSAQVEYATLVCWVTSTYFISPDQPTIPSDLSLRRKDSIHYYQWVPFLLMLQAAMFSIPCIIWRLFNWQSRIHLWTVMDLASKAGDLEETLHSSVNHLEYIVKHLEDALIIRHRYKQSRKNNSSISTAQTSVSSPANTNEQIVNKDNSWYAILPLTISNRSRIPGPRPCSPQSSSYLNGLYLIIKALYVFNSTGQLFLLARFLGQTTIFFGPQMLIDLIIGTQWYQSGNFPRVSFCDLDMRKMGKNYHRYTLQCVLSINMFNEKIFIFLWFWFIGITLINIHSFLRWCCRSTFQTSRVCFIRSLLFNKISMKINNNNINNNKSDYSSNNTNSNVTQNSDYQSTSQQSTTIQLADSLSSECCNEQLSITDKKASAFFTEHILGQDGVFVLRLIALNVGQYIASKIACLIWDRYRLVNNTSKYTRTIKRTQETPITTTTMMMTTTTATTTTTTTTTTKPQTKHVVTSSIRQLSNIVQNPPIPERKDKIKHNKELNLSTSNLNELDNIVRIRTLNASNTIGQYSQSLPSQSSIYSLRNSFNNSYDHCSHSDRNSSNNSRIQNLNHTNNFV